One Asterias rubens chromosome 1, eAstRub1.3, whole genome shotgun sequence genomic region harbors:
- the LOC117295637 gene encoding probable tubulin polyglutamylase ttll-15 — protein MKGHWSGSHRGGNNSSLYLPIHAKFPVRILFLIIIALLAGILITVWNVYQLRAMQESHMTGFHSKVEAVGGSDTSKPVYWIHAKRLESGYLDHIIRVFERIGYSRGGPDSEWDVLWTHDYPFTELSMAIERMEKHQKLNHFPGMGFITQKVQLATSNVEFVPRAYKMPQEKDQFLAEASENKEKLWVQKSNAHRGIKVKPVAELDLNAANSFIQEFVRNPFLIDGRKFDIGIYTVVTSINPLRVYIVDDETLVRFCGKDYLPEDFNDVNKYVVTDDYTPMWLMPSFEKLFNQQHFSFKESLNSYIRSKGMDSSKINSQVYSAIRSVFLNKHPQLLKALNKYQHKNVFFELMRFDFVLDEFLNLYLMEVNMSPNLSSNHFMPNKFLYEHVIFNILSVAGVARNVPRSLKKGPEDARTMEVSEKDILVKSDVCGSSQCITCVSSECQLCFKCLVPDQIAMLKESYYEHIHRQSTRRVYPEPMSQDEALHYDTTKDSSLTPNDRVLREWFRARCREDIYWCT, from the exons ATGAAGGGGCACTGGTCTGGATCCCATCGTGGGGGCAACAATTCATCTTTGTACCTACCGATTCACGCCAAGTTCCCGGTGCGTATCCTATTCCTTATCATCATCGCTCTACTGGCAGGAATACTGATTACCGTCTGGAATGTCTACCAGTTACGTGCTATGCAGGAGTCCCACATGACTGGCTTCCACTCAAAGGTAGAAGCAGTTGGCGGGAGTGATACCTCCAAACCGGTGTATTGGATCCACGCCAAAAGG CTTGAGTCTGGTTACCTGGACCACATCATAAGAGTCTTTGAGCGTATTGGCTACAGCCGAGGGGGACCAGACTCAGAATGGGATGTGTTATGGACTCATGATTATCCGTTTACTGAGTTATCAATGGCTATTGAAAGAATGGAGAAACATCAAAAG TTGAACCATTTTCCAGGGATGGGTTTTATCACACAGAAGGTACAGCTGGCCACATCGAACGTAGAGTTTGTTCCAAGAGCCTACAAAATGCCACAAGAAAAGGATCAGTTCTTAGCAGAG GCTTCAGAGAACAAGGAGAAACTTTGGGTGCAGAAAAGTAACGCACATCGAGGCATCAAAGTCAAACCAGTAGCAG AATTGGACCTGAATGCAGCCAACAGTTTCATCCAGGAGTTTGTACGTAATCCATTTTTAATTGATGGTCGCAAGTTTGATATTGGGATCTATACCGTGGTTACGTCCATTAATCCTCTACGTGTGTACATCGTTGATGATGAAACACTGGTCCGCTTCTGCGGCAAAGATTACCTTCCTGAGGATTTCAACGATGTAAATAAGTACGTGGTGACGGACGACTACACACCAATGTGGctg ATGCCATCTTTTGAAAAGTTGTTCAATCAGCAACATTTCTCCTTCAAAGAATCACTGAATTCCTACATAAGATCAAAAG GAATGGATTCATCCAAAATCAACTCACAAGTCTATAGTGCAATTCGAAGTGTGTTTCTTAACAAACATCCACAGCTTTTAAAAGCTCTCAACAAATATCAACATAAAAA TGTATTTTTTGAGTTGATGcggtttgattttgttttggatGAGTTCCTCAATCTGTATCTAATGGAG GTCAACATGTCGCCTAATCTTTCTTCCAATCACTTCATgccaaacaagtttttatacGAACACGTCATCTTTAACATCTTGAGTGTAGCTGGTGTAGCAAGAAATGTTCCACGCAGCCTAAAAAAAGG TCCAGAGGATGCCAGAACAATGGAAGTGAGTGAGAAGGATATTCTGGTTAAATCAGACGTCTGTGGCAGCTCACAGTGCATAACATGTGTCTCAAGT gaATGCCAGCTTTGTTTCAAGTGCCTAGTTCCAGATCAGATTGCAATGTTGAAAGAGTCGTACTATGAGCATATTCATCGCCAAAGTACTAGAAGAGTCTACCCCGAACCCATG TCACAGGACGAAGCGTTACATTACGATACCACCAAAGATTCATCGCTGACCCCAAACGATCGGGTTCTGAGAGAATGGTTCAGAGCGAGATGCCGTGAGGACATCTACTGGTGTACGTAA